A genomic window from Candidatus Thiocaldithrix dubininis includes:
- a CDS encoding TraY domain-containing protein, translating to MDIESGKVRVTLRLEPDVYAMLMGAIAENNRSLNNEINARLRDSFVNDSPMLLTTTEKAIQRIIREELAKTVK from the coding sequence ATGGATATAGAGAGCGGAAAAGTAAGAGTAACACTTAGGCTAGAGCCGGATGTTTACGCCATGCTAATGGGTGCTATAGCTGAAAATAATCGTAGCTTGAATAATGAAATAAATGCGCGGCTTAGAGATTCATTCGTTAATGATTCACCAATGCTTTTAACTACTACAGAGAAAGCTATTCAAAGGATAATCAGAGAGGAATTAGCCAAAACAGTGAAATAG